The Henckelia pumila isolate YLH828 chromosome 2, ASM3356847v2, whole genome shotgun sequence genome includes a window with the following:
- the LOC140885204 gene encoding E3 ubiquitin-protein ligase RSL1-like has protein sequence MENPTKGANNRPPSTTAHHAQVQHQQEDEFTCEICTETTSLPNKFRNGDVCAHPYCTDCVIKYIGVKLGDENTGHIKCPAPDCDHTLDPLACAPIVGRPLFLRWCDVLCESAIKGWERCYCPHRDCNVTILNECGWKLRVSKCPQCKRWFCFRCKTVWHTMISCEEKREAAEPGLRELAARKHWQRCPSCGQYVERSWGCHVVRCRCGRDFCYNCGRPIYQHSCTCGGSPREIIDLLFILFLVLALIILIPFGALYMLS, from the exons ATGGAAAACCCTACTAAAGGGGCCAATAATCGGCCGCCTTCCACTACAGCTCACCATGCACAAGTGCAACACCAGCAGGAGGATGAATTCACATGCGAAATATGTACCGAGACGACGTCGCTTCCCAACAAATTCAGAAATGGCGACGTTTGCGCGCACCCCTACTGCACCGACTGCGTGATCAAGTACATCGGCGTCAAGCTCGGGGACGAAAACACGGGACACATCAAATGCCCGGCTCCCGACTGCGATCACACGCTCGACCCCCTCGCTTGCGCCCCCATCGTCGGCCGTCCCCTATTCTTACGATGGTGTGACGTACTCTGCGAGTCGGCGATTAAGGGTTGGGAAAGGTGCTATTGCCCGCATAGAGATTGCAATGTTACGATTTTAAACGAGTGTGGTTGGAAATTGAGAGTCTCCAAGTGCCCGCAGTGCAAGAGGTGGTTTTGCTTTCGGTGTAAAACGGTTTGGCACACGATGATTTCATGTGAAGAGAAAAGGGAAGCTGCTGAGCCAGGTTTGAGAGAGCTGGCGGCGCGGAAGCATTGGCAGAGGTGTCCCTCTTGCGGGCAATACGTCGAACGGTCGTGGGGCTGTCATGTTGTGAGATGCAG ATGTGGGAGAGATTTCTGCTACAACTGTGGAAGGCCAATTTATCAACATTCTTGTACTTGTGGAGGAAGCCCACGTGAGATTATAGATctgttatttattttgtttctagTTTTAGCTTTGATAATTTTGATCCCATTTGGGGCGCTTTATATGTTATCTTAA